The Impatiens glandulifera chromosome 3, dImpGla2.1, whole genome shotgun sequence genome contains a region encoding:
- the LOC124930380 gene encoding uncharacterized protein LOC124930380, producing MYYCYSSSPPPSSSDDDEVNELIDEAVNYIVHEYVPKNYPQKHIRNRSKGRKYYERERKVGHRSLMRDYVGENPTYPDYMFRRRFRMCKNIFLRLVNTVEAHDEFFPQNKDATGRLGMSALQKCTTVMWMLAYDTCADSVDEYLRMSESTAMISLQKFTEAVIDTFGRQWYLSTMGYIHRVNSPSQTPKEKLFAKHQEATRKNVERAFGVLQTRFAIIRKPSLAWNRDVISKIMMACIIMHNMIVEDERDTYDGYDNSQEFVEDNSANKP from the exons ATGTACTATTGTTATTCTTCATCCCCTCCACCAAGTTCTTCGGATGACGATGAAGTCAACGAATTGATTGATGAAGCGGTGAATTATATTGTCCATGAATATGTGCCGAAAAATTATCCACAAAAACACATCCGAAATCGTAGTAAGGGAAGAAAGTACTATGAACGAGAACGAAAAGTCGGTCACAGATCCCTCATGAGGGACTACGTTGGAGAAAATCCGACCTATCCAGATTATATGTTTCGACGGAGGTTTAGAATGTGCAAAAACATATTTCTTCGACTAGTGAATACAGTTGAGGCGCATGATGAATTCTTCCCTCAAAATAAAGATGCCACAGGTCGGTTGGGTATGTCAGCTTTGCAGAAATGCACGACAGTAATGTGGATGCTAGCGTATGACACATGCGCGGATAGTGTCGATGAATATTTAAGAATGAGCGAAAGCACGGCAATGATTTCTCTTCAGAAATTCACCGAAGCTGTCATTGACACCTTTGGAAGGCA ATGGTATCTATCCACAATGGGTTACATTCATCGAGTCAATAGCCCTTCCCAGACACCAAAAGAAAAATTGTTTGCAAAACACCAAGAGGCTACTAGAAAAAACGTTGAGCGTGCATTTGGGGTGCTTCAAACTCGATTTGCAATAATTCGTAAGCCATCGCTCGCATGGAATCGAGACGTTATTAGCAAAATCATGATGGCTTGTATCATTATGCACAACATGATAGTTGAAGATGAAAGAGACACATATGATGGTTATGATAACTCGCAGGAATTCGTGGAAGATAATTCCGCAAACAAACCGTAG